In Fusarium fujikuroi IMI 58289 draft genome, chromosome FFUJ_chr02, the genomic stretch GCGCCACAGGACATGGAAGCTCCCCATTACGAGGTGCCGTGAATCTGCATTGCCCAACGTCTGCACCTAATAGTGTAGACTTAAGACCACTactttcctttctttgtaGCTTTGTCGATCCTACAAGTCCTTGTACAATATCGCCGCAGAATATTCTACACTCGTTTGCTTACGTCCACTCCTTGGCATATACCATCGAGGCGCAGCAGTAACTCGTCTGGTGACGACGCAACCCGGACAAGCTGGGTTACTATACCTATCATATCAACCCCACCCATCGCCCTTGTActgagagcttcttggctcCTCCAACAACAGTTTTCGACTTGCGCGAAGACAACTTTCGATCCCTGTTCCTAATTGTGCATTGCATCTCTTGAGCTTTGGTTGAGTGTATCACGATGGGCCTCAACAATCCCCTCCCGTCGTCTATGGCGTGTAAGTTGAACCACCAAATTCCGCACTCATGATCGCGCATCATGGGCTCCTCCACCCCTCAACGAAGCGATCAGCTCAAGTGCGAGACATGGCTAACACAACTCCCCAATAGCGGAATGTAAGAAGTGCGGCAAGATCCTGACTTCTTTCATCAACCCTCGCCAGTCTTTCGGTCCCGACAAGGTCATTCCTCCGTCCATCCTGGCCAATGCTAAAGGCCTTGCCATCATCACTGTTCTCAAGGCCGGCTTCCTCGGCTCAGGCCGTTTTGGCAGCGGCCTCGTCGTCGCCCGACTTCCTGAGGGTGGTTGGAGCGCTCCGAGCGCTATTGCGACCGCCGGAGCCGGCTTCGGTGGTCAAGTTGGTTTCGAATTGACCGATTTTGTCTTTATTCTGAACGATTCGAGCGCCGTCCGGTCCTTTGCCCAAGCTGGCTCTTTGACACTAGGTGGCAATGTCTCCTTGGCAGCTGGACCCGTTGGTCGCAATGCCGAAGCAGCCGGCGCTGCATCGCTGAAAGGTGTCGCCGGTATCTTCAGTtactccaagaccaagggtcTCTTTGCTGGTGTTTCCCTTGAGGGATCTGCCATTATTGAGCGCCGTGATGCTAATGAGAAGATGTATGGCCAGCGCTTCACAGCGCAGCAGCTCCTTACCGGTTCTGTGAGGCCACCTCCTCAAGCTGCCCCTCTCATGAATATTCTCAACTCGCGCGTTTTCAATGGTATGAGAGGCGGTGGTGACGACGCCATGTACAACGACATTCCTGTATACGACGATCAGCACGACGACGTTGTGTGGAACGGTCGCCGAGGATCCGCGATGGGCGAGGGCGTTCAGCGCGATCGtacaggctcaggctcatACGATGATAGCTTCGGACGACCCAGCCGTTCGAATACATGGCAGGACGATGTATACGACAGACCAGGCGGTTTTGGCGGGCCCACACGTTCTAGCACATTTGCTTCTGGTGGTGGAGCGAACAACGACTACGTTTATAGTGACAATCCCACGGGAGGTTCGGGAGGGTTCGgcgccgagaagaaggctggccCTGGACGGCCAGCGGCTCCCAAGCCCAACTTTGGCGCCAAGCAAGCAATGCTTAAGAAGAACGAGGCAGTTGCTGTGTACAACTTTGACGCGGATCAACCAGGTGATCTGGGTTTCAAGAAGGGCGATGTCATCACCGTCTTAAAGCGAACCGAGAGTGATAACGACTGGTGGTATGTATTCAACGCGAATTGCTTAAACACCGCCGCAATAACTAACAGCGTCTAGGACCGGACAAATTGGCACAAGAACGGGCATCTTCCCCAGTAACtatgtcaagatgaaggagtaACGGTTGTTATCTTTTGTATCGATTTAAATACCCTTTAGGCACGTTTCGGATGGATACCTTATGAATACGACGACTTTTTTTTGTCTTACGTCTACCTTGGAAAATGGCGGCTGTAAAAGACTGTACAGTTTTACACATCATATGTCCTCCACAAGCTTTTGAATCATAAAAAACCACAAATTTGTAGCAGATGGAATTTTTGTCATACCCGAGGTTTTACTAAACGGTGTATTGGCTTATGGACCCTAGCCATTACATGGGAGGCGTCTTGGCTAGTAGATATCTAAGCTCATGGTGTCTCCATCAGATCTATCAAACCGACACATCGAACATTCCCAACTCGAGCTTTAGGAACCTAACATAGATACGGCTTTGGAATAGCTGTTCTCATAGTTGAAAAGCAATAAGGCTCAGTAGGCGCACATGACGGCTCGGCACCATAACAGAAACCGTATGAAGACTTGCCACATCAGAAATTACTGTAGTAAAAGTATTCACGGCTCCATATAGATGTAGAGATAGTGAAATTATGCACGTTATAGCTGACCGTTCACACGCAATCTAGTTAACTCTATCATGGCTAGTTGGGGATGAGTGGTACCCCTCAAAATACATTGAGAAGTTTGTACATGCCAGGCTCAATATCAACGACAAACGGCATCCCAAGTCTGGGATCACAATGAATACGTTCTCTTGACCAGTGGCTTTCTCACTTCAGGCAGATTCCTAGTCCTTATTACGTCCAAGCAATGATTTCGTCGCCGAGGGGCATCAAAACTTGAGCCTTTGCCGGGCATTTGCAACAGAGCTTACACAAGGCCCTAGAAAGAAATACTTGGAATTTATCTAGTGCCATGTATTAGTCAACCGTTCTGTAAATGCTGGAAGAGGCTCACTTTGTGATCTCAGTCCGTAGACCAGTAACAGGTAGATCCTCAGATTTTGCTTGTGAACTATGATTGCCTTTGAACTTGAGAGTGTATTAACAAAAGCTTCAATGAAAAACGTAATCAATCAAGGGTATTTGCAAATAATACAGCCTTGAAATGCACCAACTGTGGCAGGACTACCCTGATTTTGAACTAGGTGCTTGACCAGGGATGCTTGCGAATGAAGTGCCAGGCTAACTCTTGAGGTGTATTTATGACCTGGATGATGTAGAAAGCCCTCGCAAGTTCCCCATTAGCGTTCTCGATCTCTTGAATTCGCTGGTTGATGACGTCCCGTATTTCTTTGTGAAACCTGGTCCAGAGCTTGAGTCTGTTTTGACCTCCATGCTTGCCCATATTGCGAGAAAGACGACTAACAATCATAATGTCGCTGCCCCTCTTCTCGGACCATTCCAATGTGTGTTGACCACCGGGGCACTGGCTGGTGTTTCGACAGAGACGGAAATCCTTGTTGGTCGTCTCCTGGGTATTGCTGAGACGGATATCTTTAAAGAGGTTCCTCAGGCCTCGCTTTCGACAGAACCAGCCAGAACGACTAGTAGGCCGCTTGCTAATGCCTAAAATTGTATAATTAGAATACATATATGCACTATGGTAACACATGTGAAGTTATAACTTACGTTCAGTGGACTCGCGTATTCGTTTCGCCCGGATGTCAAGCAGTTTCTCGATATCAATGCTGGGGAACTTGTCCAACACCCGTTGCATCTCGGGACTGTGGATTATCTCTCGGCCGCTGGGACTGGGGCCAGGCTTCGGAAAGGTTGTAAGGATATTTGGGTCTTCAATGCTTGGTAGGACTGTGTCTGATATCGACATCGTGGCAGTTAGGATGAATGCAATGCAGAAAGAAATACAGCTCAATTCTAACCAATGGGAATACGTGGAGTTTTCGCAAGAATACTGAGCCCCGTGAACAAGTTTGGCATTAAATGGCGTCCTGATGCCGTGATAAGTTCGATGGACAGGACATAAAGGGGTTCGGTCGGTTGTTGAACGGGGGAGGTAGTTGTGATTGATACAATTCATTATTAGGAACGGTgactcagcctcaacagtAAATCAGCAGTCTGCCTACCTGCAAGAACTTAAACTCCCGTAATATAGTCAAATGTCCGAGTTTCCTTCCTTTAACTTCCAACTATCCGCTCATATGGCAGGTAACTCACCAATCAGTCGTCACTGCCCGCTGACCATGACTTGAAACTTTGCATACCAGAAGTCTCTGCGTCTTTCCCATAGTTGCTTTGAATAGAACTGTGCAAGCAAAGCTGCATCGCCGCCCCTGGCAACATCTTCTTCGAACTGTTCAACCAACGGGGTTGTTGCTTGATTCAAATCCTTCAACGTGTTGTAGTCACTAAGTATAACCCATGGTAGGAGCTCCACACCCGAggtttcttgtcttgattcTGGGGACTTCTGGGAGCCAGTTGAAACTTTTGGGCTTTTTGGGATGGTTGTCTGACATTCTGCGTCCTTGTACATATCATCTTTGGCTTTCACACTTGCAAATGTACCCACCGATTTAGAGCTGGGAGGATGATCTTCAAAACTGCTAGTTACATTAGAATAATCATCAGTGTCTTCTGACGCAAGAACTCTGCCATTCTTCTGGTTTAGCCCCTTATTTGTGGTGTTGTACGCGGTTTCGGTGCTTTGGCCTTTCCCTGAATTGGTTGGATCTCTCCTTAAAGATCGGCTTGGGGAACTCCTAGGTTTTCTAGAGTCGGAGGATTTCTCAAGCCCCGATCGTATACCTATATGCGCCTCAGGCTTCTTATATGGTACGGCGGTCTTTGCGCTTGAATCAAATGGCAACTGTCTGGGTCGAGGCATCTGTTTGCGAAAGTCCTGGTCTTGCAACGGCTGTTGACGGTACGGTTCGGGCGAAAGGTCTTTTGTCAAGTCTGCACGCGTATTACAGCTCTTGGTATCAACATCCGAGCGACTTTCAAAAGAGCCGACTTCAGGACTTCCACGAACTAAGAGACTCTGTGCATGGGAGCCTGTGGTGGACACACTTAGAGGCATCGCCATGTCGGCCCTACCGATGGGTGACTGTGTCGGAGGCGGGCTCGAGTTGAAGGAGTACCTCAAAGGCGACCCAATGCGAGGTATATGTGAGTGTGTGCCGTCTCTTTCAAGGAACATGTGGTATGGGTTGAGTTGTGCCGTCCCTGGAGTAGTATGCCGCATTTGAGTCCCTGGGAGATAGTTTTGCATTGGTATTGACTGCACTCTTTGTGTCTGTTCCATATACGGGGTCGGGACAGTCGAAAATGGCGaatgctgagaaggagcGTTCAACATGGTGGTGAACGAGAAGTCAGGTGAAGCACCAGTTCCTTGGAAATGATTCGGAGGCAATAAAGTCGGCGGTGTGATTGAAGATAGTCGTGGCCTTGTGTCAAACATGGCATCGTGTGTTTGAGATacaggctgaggaggagctgtTAGAAGAGATGCTGGTATTGCCTCGCTAGCGAAGAACCCAGCCTTCTGCAGCAAGCATACAGCAACACTGAAATCTCTCCTGCTCTCAAACTGCGCGAGGAGCGCCTGTGGCTTCTTGGGTACAGATACACAGATTCGATTAGTTTCCTTATTGATGCTGATGACCTCTGCAGAGTACGATGGTCCTCCTCTTATTTCACTGAGTCGAAGGGAAACCTAGCCTATTAGCCTCCCACTCGAGCTCAGTCGCACCAGTCCATACCACTTGTTGTTTGCCTTTATGAATCAAAAGAACCAAGATTCCCATCTCTGATCCGATCGACCTTTCACCCTCGATCGTCAAAGTGAAGGCACTGTGTGGGTGGGAAGAGTTATAGGCTTTGGCATTCGCTCCATCGCGGATCTCTAAGTAAACGAGTGGGCACGCCGACACAGGAGTCGGGGGACCAGCCATGATATAACTCAAAAATGGAAGACtgcataggtaggtactctGCAGAGTAATGAGATAAGATTCTGATCGAGTTTGGCTTGAAGTTCGCAGAGACAAAGTCTTATGCGCCTTGtgctacctaggtatgcaATCGGTCTCTAACTTGAGGACTTGATTTCTCCTTCCGCTTTGAAGCACTTGATAAATATCTGAGGTAGGAGGCAGATACTACCTGTCCCAACAGgccagcctccttcttgccTACTACGTAAgcaaaaatatataaatccACATCAAGAATATACCTAATGAATTTGATTTTGGCAGAGAATTTGAGGTTCAAGGAATGGATAGGTATCTACCTGTAAGTACCTACCGAACAAGAGAACTTCCACCAGGCGCGGAGGTTGTGACCAAGGGTCACGTGGAGATAAGCTAGCGCAATCTTACCCCCAAGGACTTCGACGCGCCGCGCCAAACCAAACTATCAGCGACTGACCCATGCGATTTGAGAATCGTGGATCAAGCTGCAAGCACCCACGGTATCTCTAAAACCAGCCAACTATTGATACAAAGGCCATTGAAGCCTTTCAGACGCTGGGTGGAAGCGCCTATCCGTGGAAATTTTTCGTGACCGCACGATATTCAACGCAGCTCGACGACAAGAGACCTCTCCCCCTTCTTCGCGACTGCGCATCTCGTATCCTGTTTCTATCCACCCGCGCACAATCAAGTTCATCGCCCGATCTCTCAATATGGCGCCCGTTCGCAATGAGGTGCCACCGCACACGATAGATCGCACGCCCGAATACGAGGACTTCATGTCGCGACTCCGTGATTATCACTCCAAGCGAGGAACGACACTCGATCCAGAGCCCAAGGTCGGCGCAACGCATGTTGACTTGTTCAAGGTCTTCAATCACGTCGTAGAGAGTGGTGGCTATGACAAGATCTCGGAGGAGAAGCTAGCATGGCGACGTATGGCGTCAGAGCTGGGTATATATTCTAACAATGAAGCCTCCACTGCCTTCtcgttgaaggagaagttctATAAGAACTTGGCTGCGTTTGAGATCAGCACAGTACATGGAAAGGAGCCTCCACCAAAGGATATTCTGGAGGATGTGACGGCTAAAGGCGCTGGGTTGTTGTCGCGCACAAGGGAAAATTTCtggggaaagaaaagagagagcaACGTTGGTGCCACAGACTCAGCGGCCTCGGGAGACGATGGTACACCCGTCCGCGAGCGACCCGTGCCAGACACTGCTGCCAGTGCGCGTGCTTCTAGAGGACTACGTGAGGCACCTCCTCAGCGTGTCATCTTTCAACCGGATACTGGACCTTCACGAACAACCCGACATTCTTCTGCTCACCATGCGAGCAGTACCAACTCACCAGCCGCGAACCCTCCTCAGACGCCCTCGCATCACTCAAACATGCACATACCTCAgcagcaccaacagcagAATTACCAGGGAAACCGAGGTCCCTCGGTTCTTCACCACCCCACTAACACTGAGAATACATCCAACTTGGTCACTGCCTATCAGCCGCGATTTTCTAAACCCCTAACACTGCGCGCAGTGCCAACCCCAAGCAATGCGCCCACCGAGTTTCAGAAGCCACGCCAAACTCCACGCATTGACCCTCGTCAACCGATGCAACCTGGCAGTGAGTACTCATCCGTAATTTTGTGCTTTTCTTCCACTAACTAGCTGTATCAGCCGGTTTTGATGGCCCTAACATTTACATGAGGTGTCTGAATGCTTTGCGATCAAATATTCCTGCTGAACAAGCCTTTGCGCTCAGTCATCTAGTGAAAATATCGTTTGAGCGAGGTGATAAGTACAAGTTCGACTCCTTCCCAGGTCTGGCCGAAGGTCTAGTTGATAAAGCCCTTGAGGTGGGACATCTGTTCTACCACGTTAACTGGAGCGTATCTTGGAATCTTCCATATGACTCTAGTGACCCAAGTGCCCTCGATGGAAACTATGGGACAAAAGATATCCTGGAGCGTATCGAAAACCtcattgagaaggatgtaCCCGACATTCTGCAAACTGAGTCATTTGCGGACAATATGGTGCTGATCACTGAAGCTGTCCTGACGTTGCGAAACATGGTCACCTTAGCTGAAAATGCTCACAACATATCAGACTTCCCTCCCATCAAGGATCTCATTTGCATCATTCTGAACCTACCGCAGAAGGATTCTCTTGTGGAACTGAAACATCTTGCCCTGGACATTGCTGAGCAGTTGACGCCGTTCATGACATTAGACTCAGACGACCCTATGTATAGGACATTGTTGGAGCAGTTGACGTCTGATGACCGTGGTATCATTCTGACCTCTCTTCGGGCGCTGGGGCGCATCTCCATGAATCTCGAGGCTACCAACAAGCTAAGCAATGTTCCTGGGCACGTGCTCCAGCGACTTTCCAATTGGCTTTTGCTgaacgatgatgagcttatcGACGCGTGCCTCGATTTCCTCTATCAGTACACTGCTGTTGTGCCCAACGTGGACACCTTGGTGCGCTCTTTGACGCCAGAAAACCTCACTGACCATCTTGCACGCCTCCTGGCTCATGGTGCTCGTAAGACACAACGCGAGTTCGTTCTTGTACCCGAGCAAAGAATTCCCGCTCGTGACCAGATTGCTCCTATGCCCGAGGATCTTCTTCAGGAGATGCTTAAGCTTGAAGAGCCAGATCGTGTTCACCGTTGGGTTCGCTGCTTCTTCGAGGAGGACAATAACTCTTTTGTGACACAACTAGCCGCCTGGCAGGCCTACCAAAACGCATTTGTCGCACCACTCAAGGTCATCAATCAGCCTCTTATCACACCTGCCGACTTCATCCGGAACAGTACGTCTGTGTATAAGGATTCAAACGCGCAGGTCCTTAGAGAGCCTGGTGATCCGCAACAAAAGTTCATCATCCACGGTATCCGTGCAAGACCAAAACCTCTTGACTTGGATGGCAAGGAGTACGGGCGTTGCCTTTGGGCCTCAAATCCTAACAATAAGCTTGAGAAATGTGGCCACTTTTACATTCAGCCTGAGAAACTTTGGGAGCACATCCTTGTTGATCATCTAGGAGAGAAGCGAAATGAAGGGGGACAATTCGACAACGTCGAGAAGGAATACATTTGTACCTGGGATCAGTGCTCCCGCTATCCCAAGTCCACCAAAATGCACCTTCAGGATTTCGCGAGACATATCAACACGCACATCTCTTCAGCATTGCCCAACGACGCGCTCAGTCGGAAACCGGAGCGTTCATGGATTATTCCCGCCAAGACTATGGCTGTGACCTTTGAGGAAACTGCAACAGCACGGGATGAGCGAAATCCAAACCTCCCGCCCCAGGCAGCTGGTATTCCACTCAGCGCGGCGTTAGTACTGAGGAACATTGCTCGCAATGTGGTCAAAAcggaggctgaggaagagatggtCAAGAATCAAGAGAAAGTGGGTGAAATAGGAGGTTGGAATGAGGTTCTTTTCCGCCCTCTGTTGCCGCGACTGTTTGAGATCCTCGCAGAGAACAGGGCCTTGGTATGTCTATCAATTCTATCACCGTTTACCATAAGGTACTTGTACTAATAAACCTCGCAGAGCCCCTATATCGCATCACTCCTTGATTTGGTCCATATTGAGAATTATGACCAGGACCGATGATGCAGTTTCGCAGGATGGCGTAATGGAAAAAGACGGGGCGTTGTCACGACATGCTTTCAAGCAACCTCGTGTTGAGGGGGCATTGTTCGCAGTGATTTTCACAGACCTCCTCGCATGAGTGAAAACTGATGGGGATCAGAATGGCATGTGTTGTTTTACACGGATTACTTGTATTAATACCCTGCCCGTGGGCGTTCTGGGCTGGCTGGTTTTGGATGAGCGGTAGATCTTTGAACTCGAAGACTAAGAAGAGAAACAGTATGCATTCTGCAGAATTGTGTAGCATCTTTGTCGATTTGTGTGTTTCCCGCACGAACTTGTTGGGATGGATCAAGTGCGGTTACGTCTAAGTGCTGTATACGTGATATTGACGAGTATGTTTCCATGGCCTGATACCTTCAGTAAGAACAGTGCCTAAGTATCTGGCGATATAATTCAACAACCCCCAAGTCTACTGGAAATCCAACTACCGGCCCGGGTGTCTGGTTTGATTCCCATCACCGCAATTTTAAACCCGGGCCGGTGCCTCTGCTGTGCATGCATCTCAACGTCAGATCTCTGTACTCGGCTCCATCTATCATCAGCCGCAAAACTACTCGTACGAAACACACGGGAACCGCCGTTATGCGCATGTGGGGAAAGGGCTGCTCGATAACAGCGGTTTATCCTCGCCAGCTAGGTAAAGTTGGACATAGGAAATCCAGTCCAGTCCGCACAATACCCCAGACTTGGGCAcgcctgtcctgtcctgtcatgtcatgtcgtGATGATAAGGGATGGAAGGGCCGTGCTTCTGCGAGGATTCTGGAACTCGCGCGAATGCATGCATGCGCACCTAGTGCCCCCTTGTTCCCTTCAATCCCTTGACAGCTCCCCACCACACGATAGCTCCaagggcagggcagggctgCAGGCGAGGTAGGTATTGCGTGCCTGGTTGTGATATGGGCCTCAACATGTCAGTGAACCTCGCACAATTCGATCACTTGGTTTGACAGGAGGCACCGTGATTTGGATTTCAGTGCTTATACTAGGTACACTACGTGGTATGTCATATCGTGAGCTTATTGTCAGACCCTTTTACACAAAGAAAGTCACTTGACATTGCAGATCCAAGTGGTATACATACAGTATTCGACCAACGCTGTTCATAAGATGTCAAGGCCCTGTTACACAAGTGTGCCTCGATTCTCTCACCCTTGATGAACTCGCTTGTGCTTGTCCCAGAAAATTACCCCCATCAGATATTGATCAGATCAGTTGTAAACGAAGAAGATCATGTGGGTCACCCAAGGAGCTCCAAGTCCGCTCTGCCTCACCCAAGAATATCTGTCCCACAGAATTAGCGATGCAGCCCCTAAGGGGACAATGAAGATCGTCCGATATCTTGTTTTTGCTTTGTCTTTTGAGTAGGTACAAGCGGAGCCCTTCGATAAAACGAGTTAGCAAAAAATGCAACGAGTTTACTGTATGTATACACCGTCTTTTGGTGTTTACCCCGTAAAAGTCATCATGATGGAAATTTGGCTTGGATCAAGTCACAAATGATGATCGCCATGCCCATCAACAAAGCGTAGCAAGTTTCATCTCGTCATTCTTGTGACCATTGAATAGACTAGACTAGAGTAGAGTTGGTGAATGAAAGGGTCAACCCCCACTGATACAACTAAGCTATCTTTGTCATTGTTTCCTATCGTTCAGACCACGAACTGAGAAGGTGAGAGAACATTCTCGGTCACGGTGGTATGGACAAATGGGGGGCGCCAATGGGTGGGTTAGTGTTAAGGTTGTCTTGGCCATCTAGGTGTAGCCTGGTGCCCTGGTCTATCCAAGGAGGTGGGATGGCACACCGAGAGAGGTGAGTTAGCCTGAGCACTATTATTTGTGACTATGAGTAGGGTTTGAGGATTATAGGAGGGACAAGGGATGTCTGTGAGCATAGCTCTGACACAAAAAGAAAACCCCGAGGTCAGAATGAAGTCTTATTACGAGACATAACTAGTCGAAAGAGTATCTGCATGTTGTGTCTTGTAGCTACTAGTATCATTCCCTTCACCTTGGAGCGGTTTCGGTGAGGAAGTCCTGACTCGACCCAAGCTTGACGTCGATGGTGGTGGATGGACCAGGatcagcctcagcatcatTGCGATTGCAGCCGTGTTACCCGGGATTGAAAGTTGAAACCTTCCGTGGTGTCTGTCTAGGGGACGCGCAACATCAGATGTCTGTTCTGTCTGtatgtgtatgtatgtatgtatgtatgtgcgtgcgtgcgtgccCCAGCTCGGGTCTGAAAACTATAGCTGTAGCAAATTACTGCACGTTATTCAAGCACTTGCAGACAGCAGGAAGTATTTCGGTTGGGTGGATAGCGGTGTACCAAGTCAGAAGGTGGAGGAAAAGAATTCGTCTGCCTAGAAAAGATGGAACAAAGCCTGTCGCTAGGATGGTGACAGACTAAACTACTGCAAGCCCCCCCAGCGGATGAGGTGCCAGTTTAGCTCAGAGGccagccatcatcaacgaGTTAGTGAATGCTGTTATTTAGAttgtctttggtgttgaggcaaCGTGCACGTCTGTGCTCAAATTGTTTGCCGGTGGCCGGACAGCCGCGAGGCCAAGTGGGCAGCAATCTAGAACCAAGAAATGGGCGGGTGAAGGCCAAGACATTCCCCGGAACGCTCGGACTGTAATGAGGCCTTGCATCAACTTTGTTTGTGTTGAGAGAGACCCCGGGAGGATGAGTGGACAGTGTCTTCTTGTCTGAGTTATCTAAGTAGCAAACAGAGTTGGAGACTTGACGTCCCCTCatatcaccaccacctcatCATGCAAGCGCCCGCTGTGTAGGACgttgagagagaggaagaaagaaaaggtgGGGGTTCCAGGAATAGGTAGCTACCGAGAAAATGCTAGCCCGCCCCGTGGAGCCCAGCTCAGCCAGAGCTACCCCTGCAATGTCCCGAAGAGCCCCTAGAGGCTAGGAGTTGGCTCCCCGCGACCCGCCATAGCTCCCCACGGCTGCCGGTGGGATCTGGGTTTCTAATTGATCTTCTCTCCACTTGGTGCATCGAATCCCTGGGTGCCCCATATGCTTGTTTCCCGctctctcaacctcattcatcatggacaTTGGATGCATGTATGTACTGTGATTTTCGATGACGGGTGTGCAAAGTGTCTTTTCCGTGCCACCGTCTGCGTCAATGGCTGGCTGTTTGTCCGAGATTGGCGTTGAACAGAGAAGGACACGCAATggtgtcgtgtcgtgtcgtgtctgTGTCCGTGTCTGTGTCTCCAGAGACGAAAAAAAGGACGTGAATGTGAGACGTAATAGAAGGGTGAGAAAAGAGGCTGCCTCTAGACCGTCACCTCAGAATTAGAGCTGCATATGCATGTTCCGCTGTGGGCATTGAGAAGCAGCGGAGAACCCCACGTTGTTATcaaaagctataaaaaaaaaagtcggAGGGTTATGAGAGATGAACCCCGGACCGGCTGTACAATAGCAGGTGTATCAATTGTTTGACTGATGATACCTTGCAATTGTCAATTGGGAACTTTTAAAAATGCCTACCTTCTGTACTATGTAACCCAAATTTACGCAATGCCTTACTTTTAAGACGAGGCAAGGGGAAACAACACCATCTCACCTCAAcaaaatacctacctagttcAGCCTACC encodes the following:
- a CDS encoding probable YSC84 Protein involved in the organization of actin cytoskeleton, with protein sequence MGLNNPLPSSMASECKKCGKILTSFINPRQSFGPDKVIPPSILANAKGLAIITVLKAGFLGSGRFGSGLVVARLPEGGWSAPSAIATAGAGFGGQVGFELTDFVFILNDSSAVRSFAQAGSLTLGGNVSLAAGPVGRNAEAAGAASLKGVAGIFSYSKTKGLFAGVSLEGSAIIERRDANEKMYGQRFTAQQLLTGSVRPPPQAAPLMNILNSRVFNGMRGGGDDAMYNDIPVYDDQHDDVVWNGRRGSAMGEGVQRDRTGSGSYDDSFGRPSRSNTWQDDVYDRPGGFGGPTRSSTFASGGGANNDYVYSDNPTGGSGGFGAEKKAGPGRPAAPKPNFGAKQAMLKKNEAVAVYNFDADQPGDLGFKKGDVITVLKRTESDNDWWTGQIGTRTGIFPSNYVKMKE
- a CDS encoding related to Los1p, giving the protein MAPVRNEVPPHTIDRTPEYEDFMSRLRDYHSKRGTTLDPEPKVGATHVDLFKVFNHVVESGGYDKISEEKLAWRRMASELGIYSNNEASTAFSLKEKFYKNLAAFEISTVHGKEPPPKDILEDVTAKGAGLLSRTRENFWGKKRESNVGATDSAASGDDGTPVRERPVPDTAASARASRGLREAPPQRVIFQPDTGPSRTTRHSSAHHASSTNSPAANPPQTPSHHSNMHIPQQHQQQNYQGNRGPSVLHHPTNTENTSNLVTAYQPRFSKPLTLRAVPTPSNAPTEFQKPRQTPRIDPRQPMQPGTGFDGPNIYMRCLNALRSNIPAEQAFALSHLVKISFERGDKYKFDSFPGLAEGLVDKALEVGHLFYHVNWSVSWNLPYDSSDPSALDGNYGTKDILERIENLIEKDVPDILQTESFADNMVLITEAVLTLRNMVTLAENAHNISDFPPIKDLICIILNLPQKDSLVELKHLALDIAEQLTPFMTLDSDDPMYRTLLEQLTSDDRGIILTSLRALGRISMNLEATNKLSNVPGHVLQRLSNWLLLNDDELIDACLDFLYQYTAVVPNVDTLVRSLTPENLTDHLARLLAHGARKTQREFVLVPEQRIPARDQIAPMPEDLLQEMLKLEEPDRVHRWVRCFFEEDNNSFVTQLAAWQAYQNAFVAPLKVINQPLITPADFIRNSTSVYKDSNAQVLREPGDPQQKFIIHGIRARPKPLDLDGKEYGRCLWASNPNNKLEKCGHFYIQPEKLWEHILVDHLGEKRNEGGQFDNVEKEYICTWDQCSRYPKSTKMHLQDFARHINTHISSALPNDALSRKPERSWIIPAKTMAVTFEETATARDERNPNLPPQAAGIPLSAALVLRNIARNVVKTEAEEEMVKNQEKVGEIGGWNEVLFRPLLPRLFEILAENRALSPYIASLLDLVHIENYDQDR